The Flavobacterium jumunjinense genome includes a region encoding these proteins:
- a CDS encoding RHS repeat domain-containing protein: MSYNNTHGIVTKTQLHTQDNVNNPTNTYSNKYDYYSGTHKVKEIVDLGTNFTENFEYDFNGNLVNKSNSDGDTRRLFWDESNRLRVIDENNQMQHYIYDAAGEHTLKASSHVEQVYENGQLVNSSTITFSSYTTYPSAFIVIDANQQYSKHYYAGSQRIVSKLGEQDISIFAAKRKPSTALEKEAKEPNVSYETIKQTQITDLQAILDKAKRGKVLFKEYKTENEPVVDNDGIEKEKRPSQVGIYFFHPDHLGSSTFLTDGSGNPYQFFINLPFGETMYEQHSYSENFINPYKFNGKEQDIEIGLYYYGARYYDPKTSIWLSVDPLAEKFPNWNPYNYTMQNPINLTDPTGMAPEEGTENKQPFNEKDTKKINQAKEYIGGIIDKKNDKIDRLNSKINKLKSKQDEKFKESREKRIERKNNKNN, from the coding sequence ATGAGTTATAATAATACTCATGGAATTGTTACAAAAACACAATTACACACACAAGATAATGTAAACAACCCAACCAATACATATTCTAATAAGTACGATTATTATTCGGGTACACATAAAGTAAAAGAAATTGTAGATTTAGGCACTAATTTTACAGAAAATTTTGAATATGATTTTAATGGAAACCTAGTTAATAAAAGCAATTCAGATGGCGATACTAGAAGATTGTTTTGGGATGAAAGTAATAGATTACGTGTAATAGATGAAAACAATCAAATGCAACATTATATCTATGATGCAGCAGGAGAACACACATTAAAAGCTAGTTCACATGTAGAGCAAGTATATGAAAACGGACAACTCGTAAACAGTAGTACTATAACTTTTAGCAGCTATACTACCTACCCAAGTGCTTTTATAGTAATAGATGCCAACCAACAGTATAGCAAACATTATTATGCAGGATCACAACGCATTGTAAGTAAACTAGGAGAGCAAGATATAAGCATTTTTGCAGCAAAAAGGAAACCCTCTACAGCTTTAGAAAAAGAGGCTAAAGAGCCTAATGTATCATACGAAACTATTAAGCAAACACAAATTACCGATCTACAGGCTATTTTAGACAAAGCCAAACGAGGTAAAGTTTTGTTTAAAGAATATAAAACAGAAAACGAACCTGTAGTGGATAATGATGGTATCGAGAAGGAAAAGAGACCAAGTCAAGTAGGCATTTACTTTTTCCACCCAGACCATTTAGGTAGCAGTACTTTTTTAACAGATGGAAGTGGGAATCCTTATCAATTTTTCATAAATTTACCTTTTGGAGAGACCATGTATGAGCAACATAGTTATAGTGAAAACTTTATAAACCCATACAAGTTTAACGGAAAAGAGCAAGATATAGAAATAGGCTTGTATTATTATGGAGCTCGTTATTATGACCCTAAAACCAGTATTTGGTTGAGTGTTGACCCACTGGCGGAAAAATTCCCTAATTGGAATCCGTATAATTATACCATGCAGAACCCTATTAATTTAACGGATCCGACGGGAATGGCTCCTGAAGAAGGAACTGAAAACAAGCAACCATTTAATGAGAAGGATACAAAAAAAATTAATCAAGCAAAGGAGTATATAGGTGGTATTATTGACAAAAAAAACGATAAAATTGATAGATTAAATTCTAAAATTAATAAGTTAAAAAGTAAACAAGATGAAAAGTTCAAAGAAAGTAGAGAAAAAAGAATAGAAAGGAAAAACAATAAAAATAACTGA